One Ricinus communis isolate WT05 ecotype wild-type chromosome 7, ASM1957865v1, whole genome shotgun sequence genomic region harbors:
- the LOC8262045 gene encoding G-type lectin S-receptor-like serine/threonine-protein kinase At2g19130, with amino-acid sequence MSLKINKLWLPQCLQLLLCLSLEVYPSRGSDTIFPGQSLSGNQTLTSKEGNFELGFFRPGNSSYHYIGIWYKNLPNQTVVWVANREQPVSDLSISALKISEDGNLVLLNQSRNALWSTNSVSKSSNSTIAILLDNGNFVVRDASNSSMDVLWQSFDHPTDTWLPGGKLGYNKLTNQRQFLVSWRSLQNPAPSLFSLEIEQNGTSHILMWNGSQMYWTSGVWTGKIFSLVPEIQLNYYVTNLTYVSNENESYFTYASAIPSAFTRFMIDSGGQLRQFVWRKNFPDWALFWTRPTQQCEVYAYCGAFSVCNQQKEHLCSCIQGFEPKTREDWEKDDHTDGCVGKTPSKCEGGGKGTFLLMPNMRLPLNPESKAAETIEECEAACLNNCSCNAFAYDNGCLTWKGNLFNLQQLSSAEETGRDIHLRIASSEFVKTRGKGKKKTTLVVLVSVAAFFVCFSLVLIIVWRRRLTSTYKVVEDSLMLFRYKELRSMTKNFSERLGEGGFGTVYKGSLPNSIPIAVKQLKSLQQGEKQFCTEVKTIGTIQHINLVRLRGFCAEASKRFLVYDYMPNGSLEALLFQKAANTILDWKSRFHIAVGTARGLAYLHEGCRDCIIHCDIKPENILLDAEFNPKVADLGLAKIIGRDFSRVLTTIRGTRGYLAPEWLSGEAVTPKADVFSYGMLLCEIISGRRNSDGYNIGFDNYFPFQLSNIISKEDEIVTLLDDRLEGNANIEELNRACRVACWCIQDDEKDRPTMKQVVQILEGVSEVNRPTIPRFLQQFAESPKETMIYQKTSLSSD; translated from the coding sequence atgagcctcaaaatcaataaattatggCTTCCTCAGTGTCTTCAGCTTCTTTTATGTCTATCCTTGGAAGTATATCCTTCCAGAGGATCTGATACCATCTTTCCAGGCCAATCTCTATCCGGGAATCAAACACTGACTTCTAAGGAGGGAAACTTCGAACTTGGTTTCTTCAGACCAGGTAACTCTTCATACCATTATATTGGTATATGGTACAAAAACCTGCCCAACCAAACAGTAGTTTGGGTGGCAAATAGAGAGCAACCTGTCTCTGACTTATCGATCTCAGCACTGAAGATTTCTGAGGATGGAAACTTGGTCCTACTCAACCAGTCAAGAAATGCACTATGGTCGACTAATTCTGTTTCAAAGTCTTCTAATTCTACCATAGCTATACTTCTTGACAATGGAAACTTTGTTGTAAGAGATGCATCAAATTCATCGATGGATGTACTGTGGCAGAGTTTTGATCATCCAACAGATACTTGGCTTCCAGGTGGGAAGCTTGGATATAATAAGCTCACCAATCAAAGACAATTCCTTGTTTCCTGGAGAAGCCTGCAAAATCCTGCACCTTCACTCTTCTCACTCGAGATAGAGCAAAATGGAACAAGCCATATATTGATGTGGAATGGATCTCAAATGTACTGGACCAGTGGGGTTTGGACAGGAAAGATTTTCAGCCTTGTGCCTGAAATACAGTTGAATTACTATGTCACAAACCTGACATATGTTTCAAATGAGAATGAGAGCTACTTTACATATGCTTCTGCTATCCCTTCTGCTTTTACTAGGTTCATGATTGATTCTGGTGGGCAGCTCAGACAATTTGTATGGCGCAAGAACTTCCCTGATTGGGCACTGTTTTGGACAAGACCAACACAGCAATGTGAGGTCTATGCATATTGTGGAGCTTTTAGTGTCTGCAATCAGCAGAAAGAACATCTTTGTTCTTGTATTCAGGGATTCGAACCAAAAACACGAGAAGATTGGGAGAAGGATGATCATACTGATGGGTGTGTGGGGAAAACTCCTTCAAAATGCGAGGGTGGAGGAAAGGGCACATTTCTATTGATGCCTAATATGCGCCTTCCATTGAATCCGGAATCCAAAGCAGCTGAGACCATTGAAGAATGTGAAGCAGCATGCTTAAACAATTGTTCTTGCAATGCTTTTGCGTATGACAATGGGTGCTTGACCTGGAAAGGAAACCTCTTCAATCTACAACAACTCTCCTCTGCTGAAGAGACTGGAAGAGATATCCATCTCAGAATTGCCTCATCTGAATTTGTAAAGACTAggggtaaaggaaagaaaaagacaactCTGGTTGTTCTTGTATCTGTAGCAGCattctttgtttgttttagCCTTGTCCTGATAATTGTATGGAGGAGAAGATTAACTAGTACGTATAAGGTAGTGGAGGATTCTTTGATGCTGTTCAGGTATAAAGAGTTGAGAAGCATGACGAAGAACTTCTCCGAAAGACTTGGAGAAGGAGGATTTGGAACCGTTTACAAAGGGTCATTGCCAAATTCAATTCCCATAGCAGTAAAGCAACTCAAAAGTCTGCAGCAAGGGGAGAAGCAATTCTGCACAGAAGTGAAAACAATTGGAACAATCCAGCACATCAATCTTGTCCGGTTACGCGGATTTTGTGCTGAAGCTTCAAAAAGATTCTTGGTCTATGATTACATGCCAAATGGTTCTCTAGAAGCACTTCTATTTCAGAAGGCTGCAAATACTATACTAGATTGGAAGAGCAGATTTCATATTGCAGTAGGAACTGCAAGAGGATTGGCTTATCTACATGAAGGGTGTAGAGATTGCATCATACATTGTGACATCAAACCtgagaatattttattagatgcAGAATTCAACCCCAAGGTGGCTGATTTAGGCCTAGCAAAGATCATCGGCCGTGACTTCAGCCGTGTTCTAACAACCATAAGAGGAACTAGAGGCTACCTTGCACCAGAATGGCTTTCAGGTGAAGCTGTTACTCCGAAAGCTGATGTTTTCAGCTACGGAATGCTGCTATGTGAAATTATTTCAGGAAGGAGAAACAGTGACGGCTATAACATTGGATTCGATAATTACTTCCCCTTCCAGCTTTCCAATATAATTAGCAAAGAAGATGAAATCGTTACATTGTTGGATGACAGATTGGAAGGTAATGCAAATATAGAAGAGCTAAACAGAGCTTGCAGAGTTGCTTGCTGGTGCATTCAAGATGATGAAAAAGACAGACCAACCATGAAGCAAGTTGTTCAAATTCTAGAGGGAGTTTCTGAAGTAAACAGGCCAACAATTCCAAGATTTTTGCAGCAATTTGCTGAAAGTCCAAAAGAAACCATGATTTATCAGAAAACTTCTCTTAGTTCAGATTGA
- the LOC8262046 gene encoding dihydroorotase, mitochondrial isoform X2: MGTPACTSNTATAFSRSSLPASLNLKSSALKFPYTNNGGFKQLKCRASLLSNMELTITRPDDWHLHLRDGEMLEAVVPHSASHFGRAIIMPNLKPPITTAVAALAYRESILKALPANSDFSPLMTLYLTDTTSPNEIKLARRSGVVFAVKLYPAGATTNSQDGVTDLFGKCLPVLEEMVEQNMPLLVHGEVTDPSVDIFDREKVFIDTVLQPLIQKLPRLKVVMEHITTMDAVRFVQSCDEVAATVTPQHLVLNRNAIFQGGLQPHNYCLPVLKRETHRQAIVSAVTSGSKRFFLGTDSAPHERKRKECSCGCAGIYNAPVALSLYAKIFEEAGALDKLEAFTSFNGPDFYGLPRNASKIKLAKNQWKVPEAFSFPFGDIIPMSAGETLEWQPSSA, from the exons ATGGGAACACCTGCTTGCACCAGCAATACAGCCACAGCCTTCTCTAGGAGCAGTTTACCTGCATCTTTAAACTTGAAATCAagt GCATTGAAATTTCCATATACAAATAATGGAGGATTTAAGCAATTAAAATGTAGAGCatcattattatcaaatatggAGCTAACTATAACACGACCTGATGATTGGCATCTTCACCTTCGCGATGGAGAGATGCTTGAAGCTGTTGTGCCTCACAG TGCTAGTCATTTTGGAAGGGCAATTATAATGCCCAATTTGAAACCTCCAATTACGACTGCCGTTGCTGCTTTGGCTTATCGTGAATCTATACTGAAAGCATTGCCTGCTAATAGTGATTTTAGTCCACTTATGACACTTTATTTGACAGACACAACAAGCCCAAATGAGATTAAGCTTGCAA GAAGAAGTGGTGTCGTGTTTGCTGTGAAGTTATATCCTGCTGGCGCTACAACAAACTCTCAAGATGGTGTTACTGATCTTTTTGGAAAATGTCTTCCTGTGCTCGAGGAGATGGTCGAACAAAACATGCCTTTGCTG GTTCATGGTGAAGTTACAGATCCTAGTGTCGATATATTTGATCGTGAAAAGGTTTTCATTGACACTGTTTTACAACCCTTAATCCAAAAGCTTCCTCGACTGAAGGTTGTAATGGAGCATATCACTACAATGGATGCTGTTAGATTCGTTCAATCTTGTGATGAAG TTGCAGCAACTGTTACTCCTCAGCATCTTGTTCTTAATAGAAATGCTATCTTCCAAGGAGGATTGCAACCACATAATTATTGTCTTCCAGTACTAAAAAGAGAAACCCACA GGCAAGCAATTGTTTCAGCTGTGACTAGTGGAAGCAAAAGATTTTTTCTTGGGACTGATAGTGCTCCTCatgaaagaaagaggaaagaaTGTTCTTGTGGATGTGCTGGAATATATAATGCCCCTGTTGCTCTATCACTATATGCCAAGATTTTTGAAGAG GCTGGTGCACTTGATAAGCTAGAGGCATTTACAAGCTTTAATGGACCAGACTTCTATGGACTTCCAAGGAACGCATCAAAGATCAAATTGGCCAAGAACCAATGGAAGGTGCCAGAGGCTTTCTCATTTCCATTTGGAGATATCATTCCAATGTCTGCAGGAGAAACACTCGAGTGGCAGCCATCCTCCGCCTGA
- the LOC8262046 gene encoding dihydroorotase, mitochondrial isoform X1, which produces MGTPACTSNTATAFSRSSLPASLNLKSSALKFPYTNNGGFKQLKCRASLLSNMELTITRPDDWHLHLRDGEMLEAVVPHSASHFGRAIIMPNLKPPITTAVAALAYRESILKALPANSDFSPLMTLYLTDTTSPNEIKLARRSGVVFAVKLYPAGATTNSQDGVTDLFGKCLPVLEEMVEQNMPLLVHGEVTDPSVDIFDREKVFIDTVLQPLIQKLPRLKVVMEHITTMDAVRFVQSCDEGSVAATVTPQHLVLNRNAIFQGGLQPHNYCLPVLKRETHRQAIVSAVTSGSKRFFLGTDSAPHERKRKECSCGCAGIYNAPVALSLYAKIFEEAGALDKLEAFTSFNGPDFYGLPRNASKIKLAKNQWKVPEAFSFPFGDIIPMSAGETLEWQPSSA; this is translated from the exons ATGGGAACACCTGCTTGCACCAGCAATACAGCCACAGCCTTCTCTAGGAGCAGTTTACCTGCATCTTTAAACTTGAAATCAagt GCATTGAAATTTCCATATACAAATAATGGAGGATTTAAGCAATTAAAATGTAGAGCatcattattatcaaatatggAGCTAACTATAACACGACCTGATGATTGGCATCTTCACCTTCGCGATGGAGAGATGCTTGAAGCTGTTGTGCCTCACAG TGCTAGTCATTTTGGAAGGGCAATTATAATGCCCAATTTGAAACCTCCAATTACGACTGCCGTTGCTGCTTTGGCTTATCGTGAATCTATACTGAAAGCATTGCCTGCTAATAGTGATTTTAGTCCACTTATGACACTTTATTTGACAGACACAACAAGCCCAAATGAGATTAAGCTTGCAA GAAGAAGTGGTGTCGTGTTTGCTGTGAAGTTATATCCTGCTGGCGCTACAACAAACTCTCAAGATGGTGTTACTGATCTTTTTGGAAAATGTCTTCCTGTGCTCGAGGAGATGGTCGAACAAAACATGCCTTTGCTG GTTCATGGTGAAGTTACAGATCCTAGTGTCGATATATTTGATCGTGAAAAGGTTTTCATTGACACTGTTTTACAACCCTTAATCCAAAAGCTTCCTCGACTGAAGGTTGTAATGGAGCATATCACTACAATGGATGCTGTTAGATTCGTTCAATCTTGTGATGAAG gaTCAGTTGCAGCAACTGTTACTCCTCAGCATCTTGTTCTTAATAGAAATGCTATCTTCCAAGGAGGATTGCAACCACATAATTATTGTCTTCCAGTACTAAAAAGAGAAACCCACA GGCAAGCAATTGTTTCAGCTGTGACTAGTGGAAGCAAAAGATTTTTTCTTGGGACTGATAGTGCTCCTCatgaaagaaagaggaaagaaTGTTCTTGTGGATGTGCTGGAATATATAATGCCCCTGTTGCTCTATCACTATATGCCAAGATTTTTGAAGAG GCTGGTGCACTTGATAAGCTAGAGGCATTTACAAGCTTTAATGGACCAGACTTCTATGGACTTCCAAGGAACGCATCAAAGATCAAATTGGCCAAGAACCAATGGAAGGTGCCAGAGGCTTTCTCATTTCCATTTGGAGATATCATTCCAATGTCTGCAGGAGAAACACTCGAGTGGCAGCCATCCTCCGCCTGA
- the LOC8262047 gene encoding elongation factor G-1, mitochondrial, translated as MARLWRGSRRLISIYSPKTTISPKSHSPTTALLLGNFQLRQFSNPARAKEEKEAWWKEPMERVRNIGISAHIDSGKTTLTERVLYYTGRIHEIHEVRGRDGVGAKMDSMDLEREKGITIQSAATYCTWKGYQVNIIDTPGHVDFTIEVERALRVLDGAILVLCSVGGVQSQSITVDRQMRRYEVPRLAFINKLDRMGADPWKVLNQARSKLRHHSAAVQVPIGLEDHFEGLVDLVKMKAYYFRGSNGENVVTEEVPADMEAFVAEKRRELIEVISEVDDKLADAFLADEPISSADLEEAIRRATVARKFIPVFMGSAFKNKGVQSLLDGVLSYLPCPIEVNSYALDQSKNEEKVALTGNPDGRLVALAFKLEEGRFGQLTYLRIYEGVIRKGEFIVNVNTGKKIKVPRLVRMHSDEMEDIQEANAGQIVAVFGVDCASGDTFTDGSIRYTMTSMNVPEPVMSLAVQPVSKDSGGQFSKALNRFQKEDPTFRVGLDPESGQTIISGMGELHLDIYVERIRREYKVEATVGKPRVNFRETVTKRAEFDYLHKKQTGGQGQYGRVTGFIEPLPEGSPTKFEFENMMVGQAIPSGFIPAIEKGFKEAANSGSLIGHPVENVRIVLTDGASHAVDSSELAFKLAAIYAFRQCYTAAKPVILEPIMLVELKVPTEFQGTVAGDINKRKGVIVGNDQDGDDSVITAHVPLNNMFGYSTSLRSMTQGKGEFTMEYKEHSAVSQDVQMQLVNTYKASKATE; from the exons ATGGCCCGATTATGGAGAGGATCGCGCCGCCTCATCTCCATCTATTCACCGAAGACGACAATATCACCAAAGTCTCATTCTCCGACCACCGCACTCCTCCTCGGAAACTTCCAGCTGCGTCAATTTTCAAACCCAGCACGCgccaaagaagagaaagaggcATGGTGGAAAGAGCCCATGGAACGTGTCCGGAACATCGGAATCTCGGCTCATATTGACTCTGGTAAAACCACGCTCACTGAGCGTGTGCTCTACTACACCGGGCGTATCCATGAGATTCATGAGGTTCGTGGCCGTGATGGTGTTGGTGCTAAAATGGATTCCATGgatttagagagagaaaaaggaatTACTATTCAATCAGCTGCCACGTATTGTACTTGGAAGGGCTATCAG GTGAATATAATTGATACACCAGGACATGTGGATTTCACTATAGAGGTAGAGAGGGCATTGCGTGTGTTGGATGGTGCAATTCTTGTTTTGTGTAGTGTTGGTGGAGTTCAAAGTCAATCTATTACAGTTGATAGACAAATGAGGAGATATGAGGTTCCCAGACTTgcttttattaataaacttGATCGAATGGGAGCTGATCCGTGGAAAGTATTGAACCAg GCAAGGTCTAAACTGAGGCATCACAGTGCAGCAGTGCAAGTTCCAATTGGGTTGGAGGATCATTTTGAAGGTCTTGTTGATCTTGTGAAGATGAAAGCTTATTATTTCCGTGGTTCAAATGG TGAAAATGTTGTTACTGAAGAAGTGCCAGCTGATATGGAGGCTTTTGTTGCAGAAAAGAGACGCGAACTAATAGAAGTGATTTCTGAAGTTGATGATAAACTAGCTGATGCTTTTCTTGCAGATGAGCCTATATCATCTGCTGATCTCGAG GAGGCAATTCGCAGGGCTACTGTTGCACGGAAATTTATACCAGTATTTATGGGCAGTGCATTCAAGAACAAG GGAGTCCAATCACTTCTAGATGGTGTGCTTAGTTATCTGCCTTGTCCTATTGAAGTCAATAGCTATGCTCTTGACCAATCCAAAAATGAAGAGAAG GTCGCGTTGACTGGAAATCCAGATGGGCGACTCGTGGCATTAGCTTTTAAACTAGAGGAAGGGCGTTTTGGTCAATTAACATATCTAAG AATCTATGAGGGTGTCATTCGCAAGGGTGAATTTATAGTGAACGTTAACACAGGCAAGAAGATAAAG GTTCCTCGCTTGGTTCGGATGCATTCTGATGAAATGGAG gacattcaagaggcaaatgcTGGGCAAATTGTTGCTGTGTTTGGCGTGGATTGTGCTTCAG GAGATACTTTTACGGATGGATCAATCAGATACACTATGACCTCCATGAATGTTCCTGAGCCAGTTATGTCGTTAGCTGTTCAACCAGTTTCGAAAGACTCTGGTGGACAA TTTTCGAAAGCTTTGAATCGTTTTCAGAAAGAGGATCCAACTTTCCGTGTTGGTTTGGATCCTGAGAGCGGGCAG ACAATTATTTCTGGAATGGGAGAGTTGCATTTGGACATATATGTGGAACGTATTCGAAGAGAGTACAAG GTTGAAGCAACTGTTGGGAAGCCTCGTGTGAACTTTAGAGAAACCGTTACTAAACGTGCAGAATTTGATTACTTACATAAGAAGCAAACTGGAGGACAAGGTCAATACGGAAGAGTAACCGG GTTTATTGAGCCACTTCCGGAAGGCTCACCAACCAAATTCGAGTTTGAAAACATGATGGTCGGACAAGCTATACCATCAGGATTTATACCTGCAATTGAGAAGGGATTTAAAGAAGCTGCCAATTC GGGTTCTTTAATAGGGCATCCAGTCGAAAATGTCCGCATTGTTTTAACAGATGGTGCTTCCCATGCTGTGGATTCTAGTGAGCTTGCATTTAAATTAGCAGCAATATATGCTTTTAGACAG TGCTATACAGCTGCGAAGCCTGTTATATTGGAGCCTATCATGCTGGTGGAACTGAAAGTACCAACAGAATTTCAGGGTACTGTAGCTGGTGATATTAACAA GAGGAAAGGTGTGATTGTTGGAAATGACCAGGACGGGGATGACTCTGTAATAACTGCCCAT GTTCCTCTAAACAATATGTTTGGGTACTCCACATCTCTTCGGTCAATGACACAG GGAAAAGGTGAATTCACTATGGAATACAAAGAACATTCAGCTGTTTCACAGGATGTGCAAATGCAATTGGTAAACACCTACAAGGCAAGCAAGGCCACCGAATAA
- the LOC8262048 gene encoding proton pump-interactor 1, with the protein MEELNADSALVPLTAECKVNIQTSNVAIDRLSPDLNLDSVAEDVIDAGHDPRNVNHSDFIKFWLWEDSTSECIIQHAEKVVECMNKKRLDIVMKIEERKLDRDNIIRRLECLMYRYQSLRYNAASHKKKMEPLQLALDKLSFTNNAYHDKAIKSCLFEDEIHFNNLHFRMLHGRSSLAEEKRLLKKTRKSQQKEAIGSCSTLEELNHSISCLFYRSGCYSNDEVRRKQVLEEINQLKRTREQVIANAAVKGRIWNSLESKEIIQGKINLAGKESEEIRKKCLEVRARIKLVEKRLEAIDKDVISLQKQLIAANQRKGRAYKSILKLRKQQDEMMQSAPSNV; encoded by the exons ATGGAGGAGTTGAATGCTGATTCTGCTCTAGTTCCCCTGACAGCTGAGTGCAAGGTAAACATTCAGACAAGCAACGTTGCAATTGACAGGCTCAGTCCAGATCTAAATCTTGATAGTGTAGCGGAGGATGTGATTGATGCAGGGCATGATCCAAGGAATGTTAATCATTCGGATTTTATCAAGTTTTGGTTATGGGAAGATTCAACTTCCGAATGTATAATTCAACATGCTGAGAAGGTCGTTGAATGTATGAATAAGAAACGACTTGATATCGTTATGAAgatagaagaaagaaag CTTGATCGAGACAACATAATACGAAGATTGGAATGCCTAATGTACAGGTATCAGTCACTCAGGTATAATGCGGCTTCtcataagaagaaaatggaaCCTCTGCAACTAGCTCTTGACAAGCTCAGTTTCACAAACAATGCATACCATGACAAAGCTATTAAATCATGTTTGTTTGAAGatgaaattcattttaat AACTTGCATTTCCGGATGCTACATGGGAGAAGCAGTTTGGCTGAAGAGAAACGACTCTTAAAGAAGACCAGGAAAAGCCAACAGAAAGAAGCTATCGGTTCATGTTCAACGCTGGAAGAGCTCAATCATTCT ATTTCCTGTCTGTTTTACAGGAGTGGTTGCTACTCCAATGATGAAGTTCGGCGTAAACAAGTCCTCGAAGAGATCAACCAGCTAAAACGCACAAGGGAACAAGTTATTGCAAATGCCGCTGTGAAGGGAAGGATTTGGAACTCCTTggaatcaaaagaaataatacaAGGGAAGATCAAT CTTGCTGGCAAGGAATCAGAGGAAATAAGGAAGAAATGTTTGGAAGTCAGGGCTAGAATTAAGCTTGTAGAGAAAAGGTTGGAGGCAATAGATAAAGATGTAATTTCTTTACAGAAACAGTTGATAGCAGCAAACCAGAGAAAGGGTAGAGCATACAAAAGCATCCTTAAACTAAGGAAACAGCAGGATGAAATGATGCAATCAGCTCCTTCGAATGTATAA
- the LOC8262046 gene encoding dihydroorotase, mitochondrial isoform X3 yields the protein MELTITRPDDWHLHLRDGEMLEAVVPHSASHFGRAIIMPNLKPPITTAVAALAYRESILKALPANSDFSPLMTLYLTDTTSPNEIKLARRSGVVFAVKLYPAGATTNSQDGVTDLFGKCLPVLEEMVEQNMPLLVHGEVTDPSVDIFDREKVFIDTVLQPLIQKLPRLKVVMEHITTMDAVRFVQSCDEGSVAATVTPQHLVLNRNAIFQGGLQPHNYCLPVLKRETHRQAIVSAVTSGSKRFFLGTDSAPHERKRKECSCGCAGIYNAPVALSLYAKIFEEAGALDKLEAFTSFNGPDFYGLPRNASKIKLAKNQWKVPEAFSFPFGDIIPMSAGETLEWQPSSA from the exons atggAGCTAACTATAACACGACCTGATGATTGGCATCTTCACCTTCGCGATGGAGAGATGCTTGAAGCTGTTGTGCCTCACAG TGCTAGTCATTTTGGAAGGGCAATTATAATGCCCAATTTGAAACCTCCAATTACGACTGCCGTTGCTGCTTTGGCTTATCGTGAATCTATACTGAAAGCATTGCCTGCTAATAGTGATTTTAGTCCACTTATGACACTTTATTTGACAGACACAACAAGCCCAAATGAGATTAAGCTTGCAA GAAGAAGTGGTGTCGTGTTTGCTGTGAAGTTATATCCTGCTGGCGCTACAACAAACTCTCAAGATGGTGTTACTGATCTTTTTGGAAAATGTCTTCCTGTGCTCGAGGAGATGGTCGAACAAAACATGCCTTTGCTG GTTCATGGTGAAGTTACAGATCCTAGTGTCGATATATTTGATCGTGAAAAGGTTTTCATTGACACTGTTTTACAACCCTTAATCCAAAAGCTTCCTCGACTGAAGGTTGTAATGGAGCATATCACTACAATGGATGCTGTTAGATTCGTTCAATCTTGTGATGAAG gaTCAGTTGCAGCAACTGTTACTCCTCAGCATCTTGTTCTTAATAGAAATGCTATCTTCCAAGGAGGATTGCAACCACATAATTATTGTCTTCCAGTACTAAAAAGAGAAACCCACA GGCAAGCAATTGTTTCAGCTGTGACTAGTGGAAGCAAAAGATTTTTTCTTGGGACTGATAGTGCTCCTCatgaaagaaagaggaaagaaTGTTCTTGTGGATGTGCTGGAATATATAATGCCCCTGTTGCTCTATCACTATATGCCAAGATTTTTGAAGAG GCTGGTGCACTTGATAAGCTAGAGGCATTTACAAGCTTTAATGGACCAGACTTCTATGGACTTCCAAGGAACGCATCAAAGATCAAATTGGCCAAGAACCAATGGAAGGTGCCAGAGGCTTTCTCATTTCCATTTGGAGATATCATTCCAATGTCTGCAGGAGAAACACTCGAGTGGCAGCCATCCTCCGCCTGA